From a region of the Flavobacterium sediminilitoris genome:
- a CDS encoding methionyl-tRNA formyltransferase: MEKNVKIVLLCGGRFAFPALQLLAFEKFLYAVAIGKGSDNIVDALENECANNQIKFNHFPNKSKMKNMKDWINEIKPDYIFSISFPFLIPDDVLAYGTKKFINFHPGPLPQYRGVMPIFDVLKNQEKQTAICAHFMNSNFDEGNIIFNDPVNINEAETYGSLTVKLSNRIAQVTLNMANMLQYANSIPSIIQDEELAYYYEKPTLSDTYINWKKMDADEIVALIHACNPWNGGADTTFLGQPAKIIDAKIINKPHHNIFPGTIVSIIDENEIHIATSDNLHISATIIQTQEGIQTVKQLHTKLNLINLAFN, encoded by the coding sequence ATGGAAAAAAATGTAAAAATAGTATTATTATGTGGTGGTAGATTTGCTTTTCCAGCTTTACAATTGTTAGCTTTTGAAAAATTTCTATATGCTGTAGCTATTGGAAAAGGCTCTGATAACATTGTTGATGCATTAGAAAATGAATGTGCTAATAATCAAATAAAATTCAATCATTTTCCTAATAAATCAAAAATGAAAAACATGAAAGATTGGATTAATGAGATTAAACCAGACTATATTTTTTCCATTTCTTTTCCATTCTTAATTCCTGACGATGTACTAGCGTACGGAACTAAAAAATTTATCAATTTTCACCCAGGACCATTACCACAATACAGAGGTGTGATGCCTATTTTTGATGTCCTAAAAAATCAAGAAAAACAAACTGCCATTTGTGCTCATTTTATGAATTCTAATTTTGATGAAGGAAATATTATCTTTAATGATCCCGTTAACATCAATGAAGCTGAAACATATGGTAGCTTAACTGTAAAATTAAGTAATAGAATAGCCCAAGTAACCCTAAATATGGCTAATATGCTACAATATGCTAATTCTATTCCTAGTATTATTCAAGATGAAGAGCTGGCCTATTACTATGAAAAACCTACTCTATCTGATACTTATATTAATTGGAAAAAAATGGATGCAGATGAAATTGTAGCTTTAATACATGCTTGTAATCCTTGGAATGGAGGTGCTGACACTACTTTTTTAGGACAACCAGCAAAAATAATAGATGCAAAAATAATTAATAAACCACACCACAATATCTTTCCTGGTACAATTGTAAGTATTATTGATGAAAATGAGATTCATATTGCTACCTCAGATAATCTACATATAAGTGCTACAATAATACAAACTCAAGAGGGCATACAAACTGTAAAACAATTACATACAAAATTGAATTTAATAAATTTAGCATTTAATTAA
- a CDS encoding DMT family transporter: MQNDSIKTYLHLHLIVFIWGFTAILGKLISLEALNLVWYRMFFASLFVLAFLLIKKKSMVITKNAFISFSFAGIVIAVHWYTFYEAIKVSNISVTLACLSTGAFFASILEPIIHKKKVVWYEMLFGIITIIGLGIIFKVETQFKAGIYLAITSAFLSALFSVLNGKYVKEYDPNVISFYEILIGVLGISVYMLFTNNFDTAFFEISLEDLFWLLILSSICTAYAFSASVKIMKFLSPFTVMLTVNMEPVYGIILALLIFKDSEHMNSYFYLGAGIILVTVLANGLVKNYKKRKLKLVE, encoded by the coding sequence ATGCAAAACGATAGTATAAAAACATATTTGCATCTTCATTTAATAGTGTTTATTTGGGGATTTACAGCCATATTAGGAAAACTAATATCATTAGAAGCATTAAACTTAGTTTGGTATAGAATGTTTTTTGCGTCACTCTTTGTTTTAGCTTTTTTACTTATAAAAAAGAAAAGTATGGTGATTACAAAAAATGCATTTATAAGTTTTTCATTTGCCGGAATTGTAATAGCAGTACATTGGTATACTTTTTATGAAGCAATAAAAGTATCAAATATTTCAGTAACACTGGCATGCTTATCAACAGGCGCTTTTTTTGCATCTATTTTAGAACCTATCATACACAAAAAGAAAGTAGTTTGGTATGAAATGCTTTTCGGAATAATAACAATTATTGGATTAGGAATTATCTTTAAAGTAGAAACCCAATTTAAAGCGGGGATTTATTTAGCCATTACTTCAGCATTCTTATCAGCCCTTTTCTCTGTATTAAATGGAAAATACGTAAAAGAGTATGATCCAAATGTAATCTCTTTCTATGAAATTTTAATAGGCGTTTTAGGAATAAGTGTATATATGTTATTTACTAATAATTTTGATACAGCTTTTTTTGAAATATCATTAGAAGATTTATTTTGGTTATTAATACTTTCATCAATTTGTACCGCTTATGCCTTTTCTGCATCTGTGAAAATTATGAAGTTTTTAAGCCCATTTACAGTGATGCTAACTGTAAATATGGAACCTGTTTATGGAATTATTTTAGCATTGTTAATATTTAAAGACTCAGAACACATGAATTCCTATTTTTATCTAGGAGCAGGAATTATTTTAGTGACAGTTCTAGCAAATGGATTAGTGAAAAATTATAAAAAAAGAAAACTAAAATTAGTTGAATAA
- a CDS encoding T9SS type A sorting domain-containing protein yields MKQKITLLLFIISFFCLEGNAQTQFWSDSFEDVGAPSSGTRTPSIAEFSCGGPPATAYFKRTDLSGIALQSGTYSNFEGSKFWAAEDIDRGPTCSSNSISANQQVTWSGINIAGKTGLSFKGFFACNNINGSFQGTDWINPGPPAQDFIVIEYRIDGGSWNKIIGIYADNASSSNTFSVDTNGDLLGDGTALTYAFTELSANIPNTGSTLDIRFNCHANASASQEIAVDNFRLFEAPSCTDPTVPTVTATANPVCNGASTTLNITGTLNDATQWAIYTGSCGGSLLGTTASSTFAVTPSGSSTTYYIRGEGGCVTPGTCATITINVNPALTASISSQTNVACNGGTNGAATVTPTGGTGPFNYSWSPSGITTATATGLAAGTYNVMVTDANNCSASTSVTITEPTTLVLTPSSQTNVSCNGGSNGAATVNVATGGVGGYTYNWTPGNPTGDGTTSVTGLPAGTWTCTVTDANSCTTTQSFTITQPTALVASANSQTNVSCNGGTNGSATVSVTGGTPGYTYSWAPSGGTAATATGLTAGTYTVTVTDANSCTTTQSFTITEPSTLIASASVDNNASCNGETDGAATASASGGTAPYTYLWSNSATTASITGVSAGMYTVTITDDNGCTNTASVTITEPTALIASASVDNNASCNGETDGAATATASGGTAPYTYLWSNSATTASITGASAGMYTVTITDDNGCTNTASVTITEPTALIASASVDNNASCNGETDGAATASASGGTAPYTYLWSNSATTASITGVSAGMYTVTITDDNGCTNTASVTITEPTALIASASVDNNASCNGEADGAATATASGGTAPYTYLWSSGATTASITGISAGFYIVTITDDNGCTNTASVTITEPSAINNTISELTTGILTANEVGATYQWYECPNTLLAGETNQDFTPTVIGDYKVEVTVGTCTVESACYTVNTLGSNTFENKSKFSIYPNPNNGQLNINADFDGQFIIVNQVGQTVKSFRVNSNIENTINVENLSDGIYFIKGTNGTEISSQKLIIKK; encoded by the coding sequence ATGAAACAAAAAATTACTTTACTTTTATTCATCATTTCCTTTTTCTGTTTAGAAGGAAATGCACAAACTCAGTTTTGGAGTGACTCATTTGAAGATGTTGGCGCTCCAAGTTCTGGAACTAGAACACCTTCAATAGCTGAATTTTCTTGTGGTGGTCCTCCTGCAACAGCTTATTTTAAGAGAACTGATTTATCTGGTATAGCCTTACAGTCTGGAACTTACTCCAATTTTGAAGGTTCAAAATTTTGGGCAGCTGAAGATATTGATAGAGGTCCTACTTGTTCATCAAATTCTATATCAGCAAATCAACAAGTAACTTGGTCAGGAATTAATATTGCTGGAAAAACAGGTCTTTCTTTTAAAGGCTTTTTTGCATGTAACAATATAAATGGTAGTTTTCAAGGTACTGATTGGATCAATCCAGGACCTCCAGCGCAAGACTTTATCGTAATCGAATATAGAATTGATGGTGGTTCTTGGAATAAAATAATAGGTATATATGCTGACAATGCTAGTTCTTCTAATACTTTTAGTGTTGATACTAACGGAGATCTTTTAGGTGATGGTACCGCATTAACATATGCTTTTACAGAATTATCTGCTAATATCCCTAATACAGGTTCAACTTTAGATATCCGATTTAATTGTCATGCAAATGCTTCAGCTTCTCAAGAAATCGCAGTCGATAATTTTAGATTGTTTGAAGCTCCATCATGTACAGATCCAACTGTACCTACGGTTACTGCAACAGCAAATCCTGTTTGTAATGGTGCATCTACTACTTTAAATATTACTGGAACTTTAAATGATGCTACGCAATGGGCTATTTATACGGGTTCTTGCGGAGGGTCATTATTAGGAACTACTGCAAGTTCTACATTTGCTGTTACTCCTTCTGGTTCTAGCACAACATATTATATCAGAGGTGAAGGAGGTTGTGTAACACCTGGAACTTGTGCAACAATAACTATTAATGTAAATCCTGCACTTACAGCATCTATATCTTCACAAACTAATGTGGCTTGTAATGGGGGAACAAATGGTGCTGCTACTGTAACACCTACTGGAGGAACTGGTCCTTTTAACTATTCATGGTCTCCTTCTGGAATTACTACGGCTACAGCAACTGGTTTAGCTGCTGGAACATACAATGTAATGGTTACAGATGCTAATAACTGTAGTGCTTCAACTTCCGTAACTATAACTGAGCCAACTACTTTAGTACTTACGCCTTCTTCTCAAACTAATGTATCATGTAATGGTGGTTCAAACGGTGCAGCAACTGTAAACGTTGCAACTGGTGGAGTAGGTGGATATACTTATAATTGGACTCCTGGTAACCCTACAGGTGACGGAACAACTTCTGTAACTGGTTTACCAGCGGGTACTTGGACTTGTACAGTAACTGACGCTAACAGTTGTACTACTACTCAAAGTTTCACAATAACTCAACCAACTGCTTTAGTTGCTTCTGCTAACTCGCAAACTAATGTTTCTTGTAATGGTGGTACTAATGGTAGTGCAACTGTAAGTGTTACGGGTGGAACTCCTGGATATACATATTCTTGGGCACCTTCAGGGGGAACTGCTGCTACAGCTACAGGACTTACTGCGGGAACATACACAGTAACAGTAACAGATGCTAACAGTTGTACTACTACTCAAAGTTTTACAATTACTGAACCATCTACTTTAATAGCTTCTGCAAGTGTAGATAACAATGCTTCTTGTAATGGAGAAACTGATGGTGCTGCAACTGCATCTGCATCTGGAGGAACAGCTCCTTATACTTACTTATGGAGTAATTCAGCTACAACAGCATCAATTACTGGTGTAAGTGCTGGAATGTATACTGTGACTATAACAGATGATAATGGTTGTACAAATACAGCTTCAGTTACAATTACTGAACCAACTGCTTTAATAGCTTCTGCAAGTGTAGATAACAATGCTTCTTGTAATGGAGAAACTGATGGTGCTGCAACTGCAACTGCATCTGGAGGAACAGCTCCTTATACATACTTATGGAGTAATTCAGCTACAACAGCATCAATTACTGGTGCAAGTGCTGGAATGTATACTGTGACTATAACAGATGATAATGGTTGTACAAATACAGCTTCAGTTACAATTACTGAACCAACTGCTTTAATAGCCTCTGCAAGTGTAGATAACAATGCTTCTTGTAATGGAGAAACTGATGGTGCTGCAACTGCATCTGCATCTGGAGGAACAGCTCCTTATACTTACTTATGGAGTAATTCAGCTACAACAGCATCAATTACTGGTGTAAGTGCTGGAATGTATACTGTGACTATAACAGATGATAATGGTTGTACAAATACAGCTTCAGTTACAATTACTGAGCCAACTGCTTTAATAGCCTCTGCAAGTGTAGACAACAATGCTTCTTGTAATGGAGAAGCTGATGGTGCTGCAACTGCAACTGCATCTGGAGGAACAGCTCCTTATACTTACCTATGGAGCAGCGGAGCTACAACAGCATCAATTACTGGTATAAGTGCTGGATTTTATATTGTGACTATAACAGATGATAATGGTTGTACAAATACAGCTTCAGTTACAATTACTGAGCCATCTGCTATTAATAATACTATATCTGAATTAACTACTGGTATTTTAACAGCAAACGAAGTGGGTGCTACTTATCAATGGTATGAATGTCCAAATACATTATTAGCAGGAGAAACAAATCAAGATTTTACTCCAACAGTAATTGGCGATTATAAAGTTGAAGTAACTGTTGGAACTTGTACGGTTGAATCAGCGTGTTATACAGTTAATACTTTAGGTTCAAATACTTTTGAAAACAAATCAAAATTCTCAATCTATCCTAATCCAAATAATGGACAATTAAATATCAATGCTGATTTTGATGGTCAATTTATTATTGTAAATCAAGTAGGTCAAACAGTAAAATCATTTAGAGTAAATTCAAATATTGAAAATACAATAAATGTTGAAAATTTATCTGACGGTATTTACTTCATAAAAGGAACTAATGGAACAGAAATAAGTTCTCAAAAACTGATAATTAAAAAATAA
- the dnaB gene encoding replicative DNA helicase, with product MENVRNSSFQKENKSAIINLEKGKLPPQAVDLEEAVLGAMMIDKKGVDEVIDILQPDAFYKESHKHIFEAIVELFNDTQPIDLLTVSSQLKKNAKLELAGGDFYLIQLTQKISSSAHIEFHSRIILQKYIQRSLIKISNEIIEESYDETTDVFDLLDKAESKLYEVTQGNIKRSSETAQSLVIQAKKRIEEIAGKEGLSGVPTGFHDLDKLTSGWQPSDLIIVAARPGMGKTAFTLSMARNMAIDYGAPVAFFSLEMSSVQLITRLISSETGLSSEKLRTGKLEKHEWEQLSIKVKDLEKAPLYIDDTPSLSIFDLRAKARRLASQYGIKMIVIDYLQLMTAGGNGKGGGNREQEISTISRNLKALAKELNVPVIALSQLSRAVETRGSSKRPLLSDLRESGAIEQDADIVSFIYRPEYYKIDEWDDEERSPTQGQAEFIVAKHRNGGLDNIRLKFVGNLGKFDNLDDFSSPFDSLPSKMNLDEQNPFITQNLPSANEAFGSNFSSVDDEDSDVPF from the coding sequence ATGGAAAACGTCAGAAATAGCAGCTTTCAAAAAGAAAATAAAAGCGCTATTATTAATCTAGAAAAAGGAAAACTTCCTCCTCAAGCTGTAGATTTAGAAGAAGCAGTTTTAGGAGCAATGATGATTGATAAGAAAGGTGTAGATGAAGTAATTGATATTCTTCAACCTGATGCTTTTTATAAAGAATCTCATAAACATATTTTTGAAGCAATTGTTGAATTGTTTAACGATACTCAACCTATCGACTTATTAACAGTTTCTTCTCAATTAAAAAAGAATGCAAAATTAGAGTTAGCAGGAGGCGATTTTTATCTTATTCAATTAACTCAAAAAATATCATCTTCAGCTCATATTGAATTTCACTCAAGAATTATATTGCAAAAATATATTCAAAGAAGTTTAATAAAGATTTCCAACGAAATAATTGAAGAATCTTATGATGAAACAACAGATGTTTTTGATTTATTGGATAAAGCTGAATCTAAATTGTACGAAGTTACACAAGGGAATATTAAAAGAAGTTCTGAAACCGCCCAAAGTTTAGTTATCCAAGCTAAAAAGCGTATTGAAGAAATTGCAGGAAAAGAAGGATTAAGTGGTGTTCCAACAGGATTTCATGATTTAGATAAACTTACTTCTGGTTGGCAACCTTCAGATTTAATTATTGTGGCAGCTCGTCCAGGTATGGGTAAAACAGCCTTCACATTATCAATGGCAAGAAATATGGCGATTGATTATGGAGCTCCTGTTGCTTTTTTCTCTCTTGAGATGTCTTCAGTTCAGCTAATTACGCGTCTTATTTCATCTGAAACTGGCTTGTCATCTGAAAAGTTGAGAACAGGAAAGTTAGAAAAACACGAATGGGAGCAACTTTCAATAAAAGTTAAAGATTTAGAAAAAGCTCCTTTATATATTGATGATACTCCATCATTATCCATTTTTGACTTACGTGCCAAAGCACGTCGTTTAGCTTCTCAATATGGAATTAAAATGATTGTAATTGATTACCTTCAACTAATGACTGCTGGTGGAAATGGAAAAGGAGGAGGAAATCGTGAACAAGAAATTTCAACCATTTCCCGAAATTTAAAAGCATTAGCAAAAGAATTAAATGTACCAGTTATTGCTCTTTCACAGTTATCTCGTGCCGTTGAAACTCGTGGATCTAGTAAAAGACCATTACTTTCCGATTTAAGGGAATCGGGAGCGATTGAGCAAGATGCGGATATTGTTTCTTTTATTTATCGCCCTGAATATTATAAAATTGATGAATGGGATGATGAAGAGCGTTCTCCAACGCAAGGTCAGGCTGAATTTATTGTAGCAAAGCATCGTAATGGTGGTTTAGATAATATACGACTAAAATTCGTTGGAAACTTAGGTAAGTTTGATAATTTAGATGATTTTAGTTCTCCTTTTGATTCGCTACCTTCAAAAATGAATTTAGATGAACAAAATCCTTTTATTACTCAAAATCTTCCATCAGCAAATGAAGCATTTGGGAGTAATTTTAGTAGTGTTGATGATGAAGATTCAGATGTTCCTTTTTAA
- a CDS encoding LptF/LptG family permease encodes MKLIDKYILKRYLGTFSVMLLLFIPIGIVIDVSEKVNRMIERKAPFNEIIMYYGDFIIYFANLLFPIFLFLSVIWFTSKLANNTEIIAILSSGISFKRFLRPFLFGATIVCVFALLMGFFLVPKASKGFLDFRNTYLRSSSYKTMETSDIFRQIGEGEYIYISNYNFTSKTGFNFTYEKFKDNVLVEKITSNRIKYDEEIKKYSLFNYVKRNIGNNNDILELVDKKIVDFNFEPDELTPVFYIAETMTIGELFKFINKEKEKGNTRINAYLVVLYKKFSLPISAFILTIIAVAVSSMKRRGGMGVNLAIGIVIAFTFIFFDKVFGTIAENSDFSPLLAVWIPNIFFGILAFYLLRNAKR; translated from the coding sequence ATGAAGCTAATTGATAAATATATTTTAAAGAGATATCTAGGTACATTTAGTGTAATGTTATTATTATTTATTCCTATTGGAATTGTAATAGACGTCTCTGAAAAAGTAAATAGAATGATTGAAAGGAAAGCTCCTTTTAATGAAATAATAATGTATTACGGTGATTTTATAATATACTTTGCTAATTTATTATTTCCTATTTTCCTATTTTTATCAGTTATTTGGTTTACCTCAAAATTAGCAAACAATACAGAAATTATTGCTATTCTTAGTTCTGGAATCTCGTTTAAAAGATTTTTAAGACCTTTTCTATTTGGAGCAACTATTGTTTGTGTTTTTGCATTATTAATGGGGTTTTTCTTAGTACCAAAGGCAAGTAAAGGATTTCTAGATTTTAGAAATACATATTTGAGAAGTAGTAGTTATAAAACAATGGAAACTTCGGATATATTTAGACAAATAGGAGAAGGAGAATACATTTACATTAGCAATTATAATTTTACCTCTAAAACAGGATTTAACTTTACGTATGAGAAATTTAAGGATAATGTTTTAGTTGAGAAAATTACCTCAAATAGAATAAAATATGATGAAGAGATAAAAAAATACTCTTTATTTAATTATGTAAAAAGGAATATTGGGAATAACAATGATATATTAGAGTTAGTAGATAAAAAAATTGTTGATTTTAACTTTGAACCAGACGAATTAACTCCAGTTTTTTATATTGCAGAGACAATGACAATTGGAGAGTTATTCAAATTTATTAATAAAGAAAAAGAAAAAGGAAATACTAGAATCAATGCATATTTAGTTGTATTGTATAAAAAATTTAGTTTACCAATTTCAGCATTCATACTTACTATTATTGCAGTAGCAGTATCATCCATGAAAAGAAGAGGAGGAATGGGAGTTAATTTAGCTATTGGAATTGTAATTGCATTTACCTTTATATTTTTTGATAAAGTATTTGGAACCATTGCAGAAAATTCAGATTTTTCGCCATTATTAGCAGTTTGGATTCCAAACATATTTTTTGGAATATTAGCCTTTTATCTTCTTAGAAATGCAAAACGATAG
- a CDS encoding acetyl-CoA carboxylase carboxyltransferase subunit alpha, translating into MEYLDFELPIKELEDQLDKCVVIGQESEVDVSNTCKQIEKKLEETKKNIYKNLTAWQRVQMSRHPNRPYTMDHIKALCGDTFLELFGDRGVKDDKAMVGGLGKIDGQSFMIVGQQKGYNTKTRQYRNFGMANPEGYRKALRLMKMAEKFGIPVVTLVDTPGAYPGLEAEERGQGEAIARNIFEMIRLKVPIITIVVGEGASGGALGIGVGDRVFMLENTWYSVISPESCSSILWRSWEYKEQAAEALKLTPTDMKKQKLIDDIIPEPLGGAHHDRETTFKNVETFIMKAYKELKDLSTEDLIVQRMDKYSKMGEFKE; encoded by the coding sequence ATGGAATATTTAGATTTTGAATTACCTATTAAAGAGCTTGAAGACCAATTAGATAAATGTGTCGTTATAGGTCAGGAATCTGAAGTAGATGTAAGTAATACATGCAAACAGATTGAGAAAAAATTAGAAGAAACTAAGAAAAATATATATAAAAATTTAACTGCTTGGCAACGTGTTCAAATGTCACGTCACCCAAATCGTCCTTATACGATGGATCATATCAAAGCATTATGTGGTGATACTTTCCTAGAATTATTTGGAGATAGAGGAGTTAAAGACGATAAAGCCATGGTAGGTGGTTTAGGGAAGATTGACGGACAATCATTCATGATTGTAGGACAACAAAAAGGATATAATACGAAAACGCGTCAATATCGTAATTTCGGAATGGCAAATCCAGAAGGATATAGAAAAGCACTTCGATTGATGAAAATGGCAGAAAAATTTGGAATTCCTGTTGTTACTCTTGTTGATACTCCAGGGGCATATCCAGGTTTAGAAGCAGAAGAAAGAGGACAAGGAGAAGCAATTGCTCGTAATATTTTTGAAATGATTCGATTAAAAGTTCCTATTATTACAATTGTTGTTGGAGAAGGAGCTTCAGGAGGAGCATTAGGAATTGGAGTAGGAGATAGAGTATTTATGTTAGAAAATACTTGGTACTCTGTAATATCACCAGAATCATGTTCGTCTATTTTATGGAGAAGTTGGGAATATAAAGAACAAGCTGCTGAAGCTTTGAAATTGACACCAACTGATATGAAGAAGCAAAAATTAATTGATGATATTATTCCAGAACCACTTGGAGGAGCTCATCATGATAGAGAAACTACTTTTAAAAATGTTGAGACTTTTATTATGAAAGCATATAAAGAATTAAAAGACTTATCAACAGAAGATTTAATCGTACAAAGAATGGACAAATACAGTAAAATGGGAGAATTTAAAGAATAA
- a CDS encoding transketolase, giving the protein MKPNTQQLQELTVQVRRDILRMVHAVNSGHPGGSLGCTEFLVTLYQNLMNRKEGFDMDGINEDVFFLSNGHISPVFYSVLARSGYFPISELATFRLLNSRLQGHPTTHEGLPGIRMASGSLGQGLSVALGTAQVKKLNNDSSLVYTLHGDGELQEGQNWEAIMYASAKKVDNLIATVDVNGKQIDGTTDEVLAMGSLRAKFEAFGWDVLEIKEGNNIDAIINGMTEAKAKTGKGKPVCVLLYTEMGNGVDFMMHTHAWHGKAPNDEQLANALAQNPETLGDY; this is encoded by the coding sequence ATGAAACCAAACACACAACAATTACAAGAATTAACTGTCCAAGTAAGAAGAGATATCCTACGCATGGTACATGCTGTAAATTCAGGTCATCCCGGAGGATCACTTGGTTGTACAGAATTTTTAGTAACCCTTTATCAAAACTTAATGAACAGAAAAGAAGGTTTTGATATGGACGGAATTAATGAAGATGTTTTCTTCTTATCTAACGGTCATATCTCTCCTGTTTTCTATAGCGTACTAGCAAGAAGTGGTTATTTTCCTATAAGTGAACTAGCTACTTTTAGATTATTAAATTCTCGTTTACAAGGGCATCCAACTACACATGAAGGTTTACCTGGAATAAGAATGGCTTCTGGGTCTCTTGGTCAAGGATTAAGTGTTGCTTTAGGTACTGCACAAGTAAAAAAACTAAATAACGATTCTAGTTTAGTTTACACACTACATGGAGATGGCGAATTACAAGAAGGTCAAAACTGGGAAGCAATTATGTATGCATCAGCTAAAAAAGTAGATAATTTAATTGCTACAGTAGATGTAAATGGTAAACAAATTGATGGAACAACTGACGAAGTTTTAGCAATGGGAAGCTTAAGAGCTAAATTTGAAGCTTTTGGTTGGGATGTTTTAGAAATCAAAGAAGGTAACAATATTGATGCTATTATTAATGGCATGACGGAAGCAAAAGCAAAAACAGGAAAAGGAAAACCCGTTTGTGTTTTATTGTACACTGAAATGGGTAATGGTGTAGATTTTATGATGCACACTCATGCATGGCATGGTAAAGCACCTAATGATGAGCAATTAGCAAATGCATTAGCGCAAAATCCTGAAACTCTAGGTGACTATTAA
- the tgt gene encoding tRNA guanosine(34) transglycosylase Tgt, with amino-acid sequence MKFDLVKKDPKSQARAGVITTDHGVIETPIFMPVGTVASVKGVHQRELKNDINPDIILGNTYHLYLRPQTDILEKAGGLHKFMNWDRNILTDSGGYQVYSLSSNRKIKEEGVKFKSHIDGSYHFFSPENVMEIQRTIGADIIMAFDECTPYPCDYRYAKRSMHMTHRWLDRCITHLEKLPFKYGYEQTFFPIVQGSTYKDLRQQSAEYIANAGAQGNAIGGLSVGEPAEEMYAMTEVVTAILPEDKPRYLMGVGTPINILENIALGIDMFDCVMPTRNARNGMLFTAHGSINIKNKKWEADFSPIDEMGHTFVDLEYSKAYLRHLFAANEYLGKQIATIHNLGFYMWLVREARRQIVAGTFREWKDKMVIQMSQRL; translated from the coding sequence ATGAAGTTCGATTTAGTTAAAAAAGATCCAAAAAGCCAAGCAAGAGCAGGAGTGATTACTACAGATCATGGAGTTATTGAAACCCCAATATTTATGCCTGTTGGCACTGTAGCATCTGTAAAAGGTGTTCATCAAAGAGAATTAAAAAATGATATTAATCCAGATATTATATTGGGAAATACATATCATTTATATTTAAGACCGCAAACAGATATTCTTGAAAAAGCAGGTGGTTTGCATAAATTTATGAATTGGGATCGAAATATTTTGACAGATTCAGGAGGATACCAAGTATATTCTCTTTCTTCAAATAGAAAAATAAAAGAAGAAGGAGTGAAATTTAAGAGTCATATTGATGGTTCATATCATTTTTTCTCTCCTGAAAATGTAATGGAAATTCAAAGAACCATTGGTGCAGATATTATTATGGCGTTTGATGAATGTACTCCATATCCATGTGATTACCGTTATGCAAAGCGATCTATGCACATGACGCATCGTTGGTTAGACAGATGTATTACGCATTTAGAAAAACTGCCATTTAAGTATGGCTATGAGCAAACTTTTTTTCCAATTGTTCAAGGAAGCACTTACAAAGATCTACGTCAACAATCAGCAGAATATATTGCTAATGCAGGAGCACAAGGAAATGCAATTGGAGGACTTTCAGTAGGTGAACCTGCTGAGGAGATGTACGCAATGACCGAAGTTGTTACCGCAATTTTACCAGAAGATAAACCAAGATATTTAATGGGAGTAGGAACACCAATTAATATTTTAGAAAATATTGCTTTAGGTATTGACATGTTTGATTGTGTTATGCCAACACGTAATGCAAGAAATGGGATGCTTTTTACAGCTCATGGATCAATCAATATAAAGAATAAAAAGTGGGAAGCCGATTTTTCTCCAATTGATGAAATGGGACATACTTTTGTTGATTTAGAATATTCAAAAGCTTATTTACGTCATTTATTTGCTGCAAATGAGTATCTTGGAAAGCAAATTGCTACTATTCATAATTTAGGTTTTTATATGTGGCTTGTTCGTGAAGCAAGAAGACAAATTGTAGCAGGAACATTTAGAGAATGGAAAGATAAAATGGTAATTCAAATGAGTCAACGCTTATAG